In the genome of Acidobacteriota bacterium, one region contains:
- a CDS encoding tyrosine recombinase XerD, with the protein METSVTIGWPDAMAGFLGWARVEKGLALNSLTAYTRDLVQFTNWAGRQSLTPATCQRGDIQAYLLALHRRGVSARSAARQAVAIRNLFGYLVRESRLEHDPGENIRAPRWGHPIPAVLGVEQIESLIGTTEPPAGASERQQAMLARDRACLHVLYGCGLRVSEVVGLKLSDIDLQQGFLRCQGKGNKQRLVPLNRRAIAALRGYLTEARPRLLGTRKCGGMWLFPGTAGRPLTRQALWQRLVQLSRRAGLHAYPHLLRHSFATQMLEGGADLRSLQALLGHADIQTTQIYTHVASGRLQEVYRAHHPRA; encoded by the coding sequence GTGGAAACCTCCGTCACCATAGGCTGGCCTGATGCCATGGCCGGGTTCTTGGGCTGGGCCCGTGTCGAAAAAGGGTTAGCTCTCAACAGTTTAACAGCGTACACCCGCGATCTGGTCCAATTCACGAACTGGGCTGGCAGGCAAAGTCTGACACCTGCCACATGCCAAAGGGGCGACATCCAAGCCTACCTGCTGGCCCTGCACCGCCGTGGCGTGAGCGCCCGCAGCGCCGCGCGCCAAGCGGTGGCGATCAGGAACCTTTTTGGCTACCTGGTGCGGGAAAGCCGGTTGGAGCACGATCCTGGGGAGAATATTCGCGCGCCACGTTGGGGCCACCCGATCCCGGCGGTGCTAGGGGTCGAGCAGATCGAAAGCCTGATCGGAACCACTGAACCGCCCGCAGGCGCCAGCGAGCGCCAGCAGGCGATGCTGGCACGCGATCGTGCCTGCCTGCACGTTCTCTACGGTTGTGGATTGCGCGTCAGCGAGGTGGTGGGGTTAAAGCTCAGCGATATCGACCTGCAGCAAGGTTTCCTGCGCTGCCAGGGCAAGGGCAACAAGCAGCGTTTAGTACCCTTGAACCGTCGGGCAATTGCGGCGCTGCGCGGGTATTTGACCGAGGCCCGACCGCGCCTGTTGGGCACTCGCAAATGCGGTGGGATGTGGCTCTTTCCGGGCACGGCCGGCAGACCCCTCACCCGTCAAGCGCTCTGGCAGCGGCTGGTGCAGCTCAGCCGGCGCGCGGGGCTGCACGCCTACCCTCACCTGTTGCGTCACAGCTTCGCTACCCAGATGCTCGAAGGGGGAGCCGACCTGCGCAGCTTGCAGGCGCTGCTGGGGCACGCTGACATTCAAACCACGCAGATTTACACGCACGTCGCCAGCGGGCGGCTGCAGGAGGTCTACCGCGCGCATCACCCTCGCGCCTGA
- the ald gene encoding alanine dehydrogenase, producing MIIGVPRELKDHETRVSLVPAGVVELTGAGHQVLVETGAGQASFFDDEEYRRAGAELLGTAKDLWSRAELVCKVKEPIEAEYKLFRPGLLLLTYLHLAPLPDLTEHLLQQQVTAIGYETVSSSSDGRLPLLEPMSEIAGRLAVQIGAQYLERRYGGRGMLLGGVPGVPPGRVLILGAGIVGSNAARMASGLGAVVTVADRSAVRLRHLDDILDGRVQTLASNPATISDAVAEADLVIGGVLIPGASAPKVVTRSMVASMKRGAVIVDVSIDQGGCIETAHPTTHTHPSYIELDVVHYAVTNMPAAVPRTSTLALTNATLPYVRKVADLGFVAAVHSDAGLMRGVNTHAGVLTYEAVAAAQARPHRNLSELV from the coding sequence ATGATTATCGGAGTCCCGCGGGAGTTGAAGGATCACGAAACCCGTGTCAGCCTGGTGCCCGCGGGCGTCGTCGAACTGACGGGCGCGGGCCACCAGGTGCTAGTCGAGACGGGCGCTGGGCAAGCGTCGTTTTTTGACGACGAAGAGTACCGGCGGGCGGGCGCGGAGCTGTTGGGTACGGCCAAAGATCTCTGGTCGCGCGCCGAGCTGGTGTGCAAGGTGAAGGAGCCGATCGAGGCGGAGTATAAATTGTTTCGTCCAGGGTTGCTCCTGCTCACCTATTTGCACCTGGCGCCGCTACCGGATTTGACCGAGCATCTGCTGCAACAGCAAGTCACGGCAATCGGCTACGAGACTGTTTCTTCGAGCAGCGATGGGCGCTTGCCCCTGCTTGAGCCCATGAGTGAAATCGCCGGGCGGCTGGCGGTGCAGATCGGTGCGCAATATCTGGAGCGGCGGTATGGCGGGCGCGGCATGCTGCTCGGCGGAGTGCCGGGCGTGCCGCCGGGACGGGTGTTGATTCTGGGCGCGGGGATTGTGGGCAGCAATGCCGCGCGCATGGCCTCCGGCCTGGGGGCAGTGGTGACGGTGGCCGACCGCAGCGCCGTGCGGCTGCGGCATCTGGACGACATTCTGGATGGGCGGGTGCAAACGCTGGCCTCGAATCCGGCGACGATTTCCGACGCAGTGGCCGAAGCCGATCTGGTGATCGGCGGGGTATTGATTCCCGGCGCCAGCGCGCCCAAGGTGGTGACCCGTAGCATGGTGGCAAGCATGAAGCGCGGCGCCGTAATTGTGGACGTCTCCATCGACCAGGGCGGCTGCATTGAAACCGCGCACCCCACCACCCACACCCACCCTTCCTACATTGAATTGGACGTGGTTCACTACGCCGTCACCAACATGCCGGCCGCGGTGCCGCGGACCTCAACCCTGGCGCTCACCAACGCGACTTTGCCCTACGTGCGCAAGGTGGCTGATCTCGGCTTTGTGGCGGCGGTACACAGCGACGCGGGTCTGATGCGCGGCGTCAACACTCACGCCGGGGTGTTGACGTATGAAGCGGTTGCTGCGGCCCAGGCACGGCCCCACCGCAATTTGAGCGAGCTAGTTTAG
- a CDS encoding metallophosphoesterase: MRVLIYSDVHANLEALLAVEEAAAGRYDVSLCLGDIVGYGANPNETAAWVHTHTPTVIRGNHDRACASLKGIAGFNAVAAQAALWTHQNLRPEHLTWLDHLPAGPLPWDHARLVHGSPLDEDEYLLEPVQAAGAFAADGTSLCWYGHSHVQGGFVLADDQVAVLPSAAEEKPGASARASSRELVLRPDGRYLLNPGSVGQPRDGDWRAAFALYNTETRRVVFHRVPYDITQAQTKIVAAGLPVRLAQRLAAGR; the protein is encoded by the coding sequence ATGCGGGTGCTGATCTATAGCGATGTCCATGCCAACCTGGAGGCACTGTTGGCCGTCGAGGAAGCTGCGGCCGGCCGCTACGACGTCAGTCTATGCCTGGGCGATATTGTGGGCTATGGCGCCAATCCCAATGAAACCGCCGCCTGGGTGCACACCCATACTCCAACCGTGATTCGCGGCAATCACGATCGCGCCTGCGCTTCGCTCAAGGGTATTGCCGGCTTTAACGCCGTGGCCGCACAGGCGGCACTGTGGACGCACCAGAACCTTCGGCCGGAACACCTCACCTGGCTCGACCATTTGCCTGCCGGACCGCTGCCGTGGGACCATGCGCGGCTGGTGCATGGATCTCCGCTCGACGAGGATGAATATTTACTCGAGCCGGTGCAGGCGGCCGGGGCCTTTGCCGCCGACGGCACCTCGCTCTGCTGGTATGGCCATTCGCATGTGCAAGGCGGATTCGTATTGGCCGACGATCAGGTTGCGGTGCTGCCCTCGGCAGCGGAAGAAAAGCCCGGCGCGAGCGCCCGCGCCAGCAGTCGCGAGTTGGTGCTGCGGCCCGACGGCCGCTATCTGCTCAATCCCGGCTCGGTGGGCCAGCCACGCGACGGCGACTGGCGGGCGGCGTTCGCGCTTTACAATACCGAGACCAGGCGCGTCGTCTTTCACCGCGTTCCCTACGACATCACCCAGGCGCAGACCAAGATCGTTGCCGCCGGTCTGCCCGTACGGCTGGCGCAGCGGCTCGCTGCAGGCAGGTAG
- a CDS encoding CCA tRNA nucleotidyltransferase — protein sequence MADYNFLLTTRLNQDQQLALQVLQGICQQRRLNLYFTGGSMRDLLTGQAVRLLNFSLEGDPLPLETALAAAGGERLSPLRETATLSFSLRGCRMRLQAARRDGTGSGPATIHDDLRRRGLTLNSIGLSLNPGSRGLPLDPCNGAADIEAHLIRMNHPYVFIEDPLATLRATRLRTRLGFTIEERTAARIEVAREEDYLKQASPSARGQELEAIAYEPDPAAVLTALEKEQWLTAAFGPSVKTSKMNLAGLAKLTSAVESWELLGLMIDVGLVAMPMMLAGLAPADQARLAQWLPSRHLASGWKKLMVEAKGLEKRLLTLNSGGKWLAAAQELMEHCSPEAVVYASIDPSDAKAGKKLRDFHAQALIQRQKLPLGVLRALGLAPRSLQSEELLRPWYKRLLAGEDLTEAGLSEGIRTSALALRPVANTAPEPTHESKPPKKNIASAAKVIAKPKPAAKPAARKMAARRRK from the coding sequence ATGGCCGACTACAACTTCCTTCTTACTACGCGCCTGAATCAGGATCAGCAGCTTGCGTTGCAAGTACTGCAAGGCATTTGCCAGCAGCGTCGCCTGAACCTGTACTTCACCGGTGGCAGCATGCGCGACCTGCTCACGGGGCAAGCCGTGCGGCTGCTGAATTTCAGCCTGGAAGGCGACCCCCTGCCCCTGGAGACAGCCCTGGCGGCTGCCGGGGGTGAGCGATTGAGTCCGCTGCGGGAAACAGCCACGCTGTCGTTCAGTCTGCGCGGCTGCCGGATGCGGCTGCAGGCCGCGCGGCGGGACGGCACCGGTTCGGGCCCGGCTACCATCCACGATGACTTGCGCCGGCGTGGCCTAACCCTCAACTCCATTGGCCTGTCGCTCAATCCCGGATCGCGCGGCTTGCCGCTCGATCCTTGCAACGGTGCGGCGGATATCGAGGCGCACCTGATCCGGATGAATCACCCGTATGTATTCATCGAGGATCCCCTTGCCACACTTCGTGCCACGCGTTTGCGCACACGCCTGGGCTTTACCATCGAAGAACGCACGGCGGCCCGGATTGAGGTGGCGCGCGAGGAAGACTATCTGAAACAGGCGAGCCCTTCCGCACGCGGCCAGGAGTTGGAAGCCATTGCCTACGAGCCGGACCCAGCAGCCGTGCTGACGGCGCTGGAAAAAGAGCAATGGCTGACGGCCGCCTTTGGCCCCAGTGTCAAAACGAGCAAGATGAATCTGGCGGGCTTGGCCAAGCTGACATCGGCCGTCGAATCCTGGGAACTACTGGGGTTGATGATTGACGTCGGCCTGGTGGCCATGCCGATGATGCTGGCAGGCTTGGCGCCGGCGGATCAAGCGCGGCTGGCACAGTGGTTGCCGAGCCGGCACTTGGCCTCCGGCTGGAAGAAGCTCATGGTGGAAGCGAAGGGTCTGGAGAAGCGGCTGCTGACTCTGAATAGCGGGGGGAAATGGCTGGCGGCGGCGCAGGAGCTAATGGAGCATTGTTCCCCGGAAGCCGTGGTCTATGCCAGCATCGATCCGTCGGATGCAAAGGCCGGGAAGAAGCTGCGCGACTTCCATGCGCAGGCGTTGATTCAGCGCCAGAAATTGCCGCTGGGAGTTCTGCGGGCGCTCGGGCTGGCGCCGCGTTCGTTGCAATCCGAAGAACTGCTACGGCCGTGGTACAAACGCCTGCTGGCGGGCGAGGACCTCACCGAAGCTGGGCTGAGCGAAGGGATTCGTACCTCGGCCCTGGCTCTGCGGCCTGTCGCAAACACGGCGCCAGAGCCAACGCACGAGTCAAAACCACCCAAGAAAAATATCGCGAGCGCCGCCAAAGTCATAGCAAAGCCAAAGCCAGCGGCTAAACCTGCTGCCCGGAAAATGGCCGCGCGCCGCAGGAAATAG
- the dnaJ gene encoding molecular chaperone DnaJ, which translates to MAEKRDYYEVLGVGRDAGETDIKSAYRRLAMKYHPDRNQGDPHAEEAFKEASEAYTVLADPQKRAQYDRFGHAAVGGNGGPGFDPSAFTDFADIFGDFFGFGEIFGGGRRTRRGGQRGSDLRYDLELTFEQALRGAEVEIKFQRLGTCDVCHGKRTRGGAAPPTCPDCRGTGQVRFQQGFFSVARTCGTCAGAGVVIRDPCTACHGQGRSSKEIHRTVAVPAGIEEGMQLRLSSEGEAGVGGGAAGDLYVLIHVLAHPFFRRRGTELYCSIPVSFPQAALGCDVKVPTPWGDDFLTVPPGTPSGAEMPALKGKGAPRVNGRGRGDLHVMVEIEVPKKLTREQKQVLQELDRLMPNQNIPHDAGLFEKVKDLFG; encoded by the coding sequence ATGGCAGAAAAACGCGACTACTACGAGGTACTCGGCGTCGGCCGTGACGCCGGGGAGACCGACATCAAGAGCGCCTATCGCCGCCTGGCGATGAAGTATCATCCCGACCGCAACCAGGGCGACCCGCACGCCGAGGAAGCGTTCAAGGAGGCATCGGAAGCCTACACTGTCCTGGCCGATCCGCAAAAGCGCGCCCAATACGATCGCTTCGGCCATGCCGCGGTGGGCGGCAACGGTGGTCCCGGGTTTGATCCCAGCGCCTTCACCGACTTTGCCGATATTTTTGGCGACTTTTTCGGCTTTGGCGAGATTTTTGGAGGTGGACGCCGCACTCGCCGCGGCGGTCAGCGGGGCTCGGATCTGCGCTATGACCTGGAGCTAACGTTTGAACAGGCGCTGCGGGGTGCGGAGGTGGAAATCAAATTCCAGCGCCTGGGCACGTGCGATGTCTGCCACGGCAAGCGCACCCGCGGGGGCGCGGCGCCACCTACCTGCCCGGATTGCCGGGGTACGGGGCAGGTGCGATTCCAGCAGGGCTTTTTCAGCGTGGCGCGGACGTGCGGCACCTGTGCCGGCGCGGGGGTCGTAATCCGGGATCCCTGTACGGCGTGTCACGGACAGGGGCGGAGCAGCAAGGAAATTCATCGCACCGTGGCGGTGCCGGCAGGCATCGAGGAAGGCATGCAACTGCGCCTCAGCAGCGAGGGGGAAGCGGGCGTGGGCGGCGGCGCGGCAGGCGACCTGTATGTTCTGATCCACGTGCTCGCGCATCCGTTTTTCCGCCGCCGAGGCACCGAATTGTATTGTTCGATTCCCGTTTCGTTTCCGCAAGCGGCGCTCGGCTGTGACGTCAAGGTGCCCACACCTTGGGGGGATGATTTCCTGACAGTGCCCCCGGGCACGCCAAGTGGCGCTGAGATGCCGGCCCTGAAGGGCAAGGGGGCTCCGCGCGTGAATGGACGTGGACGCGGAGATCTGCATGTCATGGTCGAGATCGAAGTCCCCAAGAAACTGACGCGCGAGCAAAAGCAAGTGCTGCAGGAACTCGATCGGCTCATGCCCAACCAGAATATTCCGCACGACGCCGGATTATTCGAAAAGGTCAAGGATCTGTTCGGTTAG
- the grpE gene encoding nucleotide exchange factor GrpE: MSLENPDSNSDVTASSGLDPEHQLAEATPAPEVADEVQKLTEERDALQDRLLRALAEADNARKRYARELQDARQLATAETARPFLSVVDSFDRAQAHAASGSVDELRKGMDLLHRQLLDAARKAGLEPIASQGQSFDPHLHEALEMVETTDAPDGQIVEELQRGYKLRDRLVRPAMVRVARRKG; encoded by the coding sequence ATGAGCCTGGAAAATCCGGATAGCAACTCCGATGTGACCGCGAGCTCCGGTCTCGACCCGGAACACCAGCTCGCAGAGGCGACGCCGGCGCCGGAAGTGGCGGACGAAGTCCAAAAGCTCACCGAGGAGCGGGACGCTCTGCAGGACCGGCTGCTGCGCGCTCTGGCGGAAGCCGACAACGCGCGCAAACGTTATGCGCGGGAGCTGCAGGATGCCCGCCAGCTTGCGACCGCCGAAACGGCGAGGCCATTTCTCAGCGTGGTGGACAGCTTCGACCGGGCGCAGGCGCATGCCGCCTCCGGCTCCGTCGACGAACTGCGCAAGGGCATGGATTTGCTGCACCGCCAGCTTCTCGATGCCGCCCGCAAGGCAGGCCTGGAACCGATTGCCTCGCAGGGCCAGAGTTTCGATCCCCATCTGCACGAAGCGCTGGAGATGGTGGAAACCACGGACGCTCCCGACGGTCAAATTGTGGAGGAACTGCAACGCGGTTACAAACTGCGCGACCGGCTGGTTCGTCCTGCGATGGTGCGCGTGGCGCGCCGCAAGGGTTGA
- a CDS encoding 16S rRNA (uracil(1498)-N(3))-methyltransferase, whose amino-acid sequence MARRRFFATRVQGDRASIEGAGAQHLASVLRVEPGQEYELAWEGAVYLARIERASSGAVAFAILERLAAPAPVPQLEAGVAIFKFHRYEWMLEKATELGLTRLWPLVTRRTDAQLATAATARCRRWQQIAAQAAEQSRRAELPEVAPPLALRSFLSLPATGNRWLLQESEAASTVLAPGTPCRLLIGPEGGWTPEEAAEAATAGFTPVSLGSRILRCETAVLAALVLAAR is encoded by the coding sequence ATGGCCCGCCGCCGCTTTTTCGCTACCCGAGTCCAGGGCGATCGCGCCTCGATTGAGGGCGCGGGAGCGCAGCATCTGGCATCCGTGCTGCGGGTGGAACCCGGTCAGGAGTATGAGCTGGCGTGGGAGGGCGCCGTTTACCTCGCCCGGATCGAACGGGCAAGTTCGGGTGCAGTCGCCTTCGCGATCCTGGAGAGGCTGGCCGCGCCGGCGCCGGTGCCGCAACTGGAAGCCGGCGTAGCGATCTTTAAATTTCACCGTTACGAGTGGATGCTGGAAAAGGCGACCGAGCTGGGGCTGACGCGGTTGTGGCCGCTGGTCACGCGGCGGACCGACGCGCAGCTAGCCACCGCCGCCACAGCCCGCTGCCGCCGCTGGCAGCAAATCGCCGCGCAAGCCGCCGAACAGTCGCGGCGTGCGGAACTCCCTGAGGTGGCGCCGCCGCTGGCGCTGCGCTCATTTCTGTCCCTGCCGGCCACGGGAAACCGTTGGCTGCTGCAGGAATCCGAAGCAGCTAGTACCGTGCTGGCGCCTGGCACGCCTTGCCGGTTGCTGATCGGACCGGAAGGCGGCTGGACTCCGGAGGAAGCTGCCGAGGCGGCCACTGCCGGGTTTACGCCGGTTTCCCTCGGCTCCCGGATTTTGCGCTGTGAGACGGCCGTGCTTGCCGCCCTCGTCCTGGCCGCGCGCTGA
- a CDS encoding heat-inducible transcriptional repressor HrcA codes for MRDVSQATAAPAAGRETAILEGVVETYLATGFPVGSRALAEGGRLETSSATIRHALVELERCGFLTQPHTSAGRVPTAAAIRWWLQRMDAPLPLGDEGQKLRLEQALRAASDETTLWLRTSEFLAELTSQVGMVAVLPAHDTGLKDLRFFRLTDYRVLAILVTADGQVRERVGRVPEAYSQPELDTASRYLLHHFSGLTLARIRQELVRRVEEERAAYDELLKRVLVLSHCGVLEMQNEGAVYVQGAGHLAENLHASRLAALLSELQQKERWLHLLAGLDEPLNAEVVHWEAGNNLQERCWLRVRVGMENEAMPELSLIAANYGSGAIGILGPTRMPYAYVLGAVALVRAVCQRVLGEQLS; via the coding sequence GTGCGCGATGTGTCCCAAGCTACGGCGGCCCCGGCGGCAGGCCGCGAAACGGCAATCCTGGAAGGTGTGGTGGAGACCTACCTGGCGACGGGATTCCCGGTGGGCTCGCGGGCGCTGGCGGAAGGTGGCCGATTGGAGACAAGCTCGGCGACCATCCGGCATGCCCTGGTGGAGCTGGAACGGTGCGGATTTCTGACACAGCCCCATACCTCGGCGGGGCGGGTGCCGACCGCCGCGGCGATCCGCTGGTGGCTGCAGCGCATGGACGCACCCTTGCCGCTGGGCGATGAAGGACAAAAGCTGCGCCTGGAACAGGCGTTGCGCGCGGCCAGTGATGAAACCACTCTCTGGTTACGCACCTCCGAGTTTTTAGCTGAACTGACGAGCCAGGTGGGCATGGTGGCCGTGCTGCCGGCACACGACACAGGTCTGAAGGACCTGAGGTTCTTCCGGCTGACGGATTATCGGGTTCTGGCAATTCTGGTGACGGCCGATGGTCAAGTGCGCGAGCGCGTGGGACGGGTACCGGAGGCCTACAGCCAGCCCGAGTTGGATACCGCCAGCCGCTATCTGCTCCACCATTTCAGCGGTTTGACTTTGGCCCGCATCCGCCAGGAGCTGGTGCGGCGGGTAGAGGAAGAACGCGCCGCCTACGACGAACTGCTCAAGCGGGTGTTAGTGCTGTCGCATTGCGGAGTCCTGGAGATGCAGAATGAGGGCGCCGTGTACGTGCAAGGTGCCGGACACCTGGCAGAAAACCTGCACGCCAGCCGCCTGGCGGCGCTGTTGAGTGAGTTGCAACAGAAAGAACGCTGGTTGCACCTGCTGGCGGGACTGGACGAGCCGTTGAACGCGGAAGTGGTGCACTGGGAAGCGGGAAACAACCTGCAGGAGCGGTGCTGGCTGCGCGTGCGCGTCGGCATGGAGAACGAGGCCATGCCGGAGCTCTCGCTCATTGCCGCTAATTATGGATCGGGCGCGATTGGCATCCTTGGTCCCACTCGCATGCCGTATGCGTATGTGCTGGGGGCGGTAGCCCTGGTCCGCGCCGTTTGCCAGCGGGTGCTGGGGGAGCAATTGTCATGA
- the lpxD gene encoding UDP-3-O-(3-hydroxymyristoyl)glucosamine N-acyltransferase has translation MRLDELANHLACRYEGPADAEFSGIASLEAAKPTDVSFVTDRQHATAAAASCAGALIVGEDFSAPAAPVRALLRAANPAVAAARAVALLRPPWRPEPGVDHNASVHPSAQLGPGCYVGPFAVIGEGCHVGADAIIHAHAVLYPHVIAGARLLAHAHVVVREGTVLGDDVTLQPGVVIGGDGFGFTPGSDGHHLKIPQVGTVVIGNGVEIQANSCVDRGSLEVTRIGDGVKIDNLTQIAHNCDLGEDVLLCAQVGLAGSTRIGAGAVLAGQVGVAGHCTIGAGAIVTAQSGTHGDLEAGKMYSGSPAFAHAQWLRATGAFQHLAEMQRELRQLRATLDAASNLSRSGR, from the coding sequence ATGCGACTGGACGAGCTGGCCAACCATCTGGCATGCCGCTATGAGGGCCCAGCGGATGCCGAATTTTCCGGCATTGCCAGTTTAGAGGCTGCGAAACCGACGGACGTGAGCTTTGTCACCGACCGGCAGCACGCCACCGCGGCGGCAGCTTCCTGTGCAGGGGCTTTGATCGTCGGCGAGGACTTTTCTGCACCGGCAGCGCCAGTCCGCGCACTGCTGCGTGCAGCCAATCCCGCGGTGGCCGCCGCCCGTGCCGTCGCCCTGCTGCGGCCGCCCTGGCGGCCTGAGCCCGGCGTAGACCACAACGCGAGCGTGCATCCTTCGGCGCAACTGGGCCCGGGCTGCTACGTAGGCCCCTTCGCCGTTATCGGGGAAGGTTGCCACGTCGGCGCCGATGCCATCATTCACGCTCATGCGGTGCTCTATCCTCACGTGATCGCGGGCGCACGCTTGCTGGCCCACGCGCACGTGGTGGTGCGCGAGGGGACGGTCCTCGGGGATGACGTGACGCTCCAACCCGGAGTGGTCATCGGCGGGGATGGCTTTGGGTTTACCCCGGGCAGTGACGGTCACCACCTCAAAATTCCACAGGTGGGCACCGTTGTGATTGGCAACGGTGTCGAAATTCAGGCCAATAGCTGCGTTGACCGCGGCAGCCTCGAGGTCACTCGCATCGGCGATGGCGTCAAAATTGACAACCTGACCCAGATCGCGCACAACTGCGACCTCGGCGAGGATGTCCTGCTCTGCGCCCAGGTAGGCCTTGCCGGCAGCACCCGCATCGGCGCGGGCGCCGTGTTGGCCGGCCAGGTGGGCGTGGCCGGCCATTGCACGATCGGCGCCGGAGCGATCGTCACTGCCCAAAGCGGCACTCATGGCGACCTGGAAGCGGGGAAAATGTATAGCGGATCGCCCGCCTTTGCCCACGCCCAGTGGTTGCGCGCCACCGGCGCCTTCCAGCACCTGGCCGAGATGCAGCGCGAGCTGCGCCAGCTTCGCGCCACTCTCGATGCAGCGAGCAATTTGAGCCGTTCCGGGCGATAA